One window from the genome of Glycine soja cultivar W05 chromosome 12, ASM419377v2, whole genome shotgun sequence encodes:
- the LOC114380529 gene encoding G-type lectin S-receptor-like serine/threonine-protein kinase At4g27290 yields the protein MLCIWFFLFSYFSGTCTSLHSLAVNQSIRDAENETLVSAGGIIEVGFFSPGKSTRRYLGIWFKNVNPLKVVWVANRNAPLEKNSGVLKLDEKGILVLLNHKNSTIWSSNISSKAGNNPIAHPLDSGNFVVKNGQQPGKDAILWQSFDYPGDTHTPGMKFGWSFGLERSISSWKSVDDPAEGEYVVKMDLRGYPQVIMFKGSEIKVRVGPWNGLSLVGYPVEIPYCSQKFVYNEKEVYYEYNLLHSLDFSLLKLSPSGRAQRMYWRTQTSTRQVLTIEEIDQCEYYDFCGENSICNYDGNRPTCECLRGYVPKSPDQWNMPIFQSGCAPRNKSDCKNSYTDGFLKYARMKLPDTSSSWFSKTMNLNECQKSCLKNCSCTAYANLDIRNGGSGCLLWFNNIVDMRYFSKSGQDVYIRVPASELDHAGPGNIKKKILGIAVGVTIFGLIITCVCILISKNPMARRLYCHIPRFQWRQEYLILRKEDMDLSTFELSTIAKATNNFSIRNKLGEGGFGPVYKGTLIDGQEVAIKRHSQMSDQGPGEFKNEVVLIAKLQHRNLVKLLGCCVQGGEKLLIYEYMPNKSLDYFIFDKARSKILAWNQRFHIIGGIARGLLYLHQDSRLRIIHRDLKTSNILLDANMNPKISDFGLARTFGCEQIQAKTRKVVGTYGYMPPEYAVHGHYSVKSDVFGFGVIVLEIVSGSKNRGFSDPEHSLNLLGHAWRLWTEDRPLELIDINLHERCIPFEVLRCIHVGLLCVQQKPGDRPDMSSVIPMLNGEKLLPQPKAPGFYTGKCIPEFSSPKTCKFLSQNEISLTIFEAR from the exons ATGTTATGTATTTGGTTCTTCTTATTTTCCTACTTCTCAGGAACTTGCACTTCACTACACAGTTTAGCAGTGAATCAATCCATCCGAGATGCTGAGAACGAGACTTTGGTTTCAGCGGGTGGAATTATTGAAGTGGGATTCTTTAGCCCAGGAAAATCAACAAGGCGATACTTGGGTATATGGTTCAAAAATGTTAACCCTTTAAAAGTGGTGTGGGTGGCTAACCGAAATGCACCACTTGAGAAAAACTCAGGAGTTCTGAAACTCGACGAAAAGGGGATTCTTGTCCTTCTGAATCACAAAAACAGCACCATTTGGTCATCCAACATATCAAGCAAAGCCGGGAATAACCCAATTGCTCATCCATTGGATTCTGGAAATTTTGTGGTGAAAAATGGACAGCAACCAGGCAAGGATGCCATATTGTGGCAGAGTTTTGATTATCCAGGTGATACACATACGccaggaatgaagtttgggtgGAGCTTTGGTCTAGAAAGATCTATATCATCTTGGAAAAGTGTTGACGATCCTGCGGAGGGAGAATATGTTGTAAAAATGGATCTTCGAGGATATCCACAAGTAATTATGTTCAAGGGATCTGAGATAAAGGTCAGAGTAGGACCATGGAATGGTCTGTCTTTGGTTGGATATCCGGTTGAAATTCCTTACTGTTCACAAAAATTTGTATATAATGAAAAAGAGGTGTATTATGAGTACAACCTTCTTCATAGTTTGGACTTCAGCTTATTGAAACTTTCTCCATCAGGCAGGGCACAGAGAATGTATTGGAGAACTCAAACAAGCACCAGGCAAGTCCTAACAATTGAGGAGATAGATCAATGCGAATATTATGACTTTTGTGGTGAAAATTCTATATGCAATTATGATGGTAACCGTCCAACTTGTGAATGCCTGAGAGGTTATGTTCCCAAGTCTCCAGATCAGTGGAATATGCCAATTTTTCAAAGCGGTTGTGCTCCAAGGAATAAATCAGATTGCAAAAACAGTTATACAGATGGATTCTTGAAGTATGCACGCATGAAATTGCCAGACACGTCTTCATCATGGTTTAGTAAGACCATGAACCTTAATGAATGTCAGAAGTCATGTCTTAAAAACTGTTCTTGTACAGCATATGCAAATTTAGATATCCGTAATGGAGGAAGTGGTTGTCTACTATGGTTTAATAATATAGTTGACATGAGATATTTCTCGAAATCAGGGCAAGACGTTTATATCAGAGTCCCTGCTTCAGAATTAG ATCATGCTGGCCCTGGAAACATCAAGAAAAAGATTCTAGGAATTGCTGTTGGTGTGACTATTTTTGGATTAATCATCACATGTGTCTGCATACTGATAAGCAAAAATCCga TGGCACGAAGATTATATTGTCATATCCCACGATTTCAATGGAGGCAAGAATATCTTATCTTGAGGAAGGAAGATATGGATCTGTCAACATTTGAGTTGTCAACAATTGCTAAAGCCACTAATAATTTTTCCATCAGAAATAAACTAGGGGAAGGTGGATTTGGGCCAGTGTACAAG GGTACACTAATAGATGGGCAAGAGGTAGCCATAAAACGACACTCACAGATGTCTGATCAAGGACCAGGGGAGTTTAAGAATGAAGTTGTGCTAATTGCAAAACTTCAGCACCGTAATCTTGTGAAACTTCTAGGTTGCTGCGTTCAAGGAGGGGAAAAATTGTTGATCTATGAATACATGCCCAACAAGAGCTTAGACTACTTCATCTTTG ACAAAGCTAGAAGTAAGATCTTAGCCTGGAATCAACGTTTCCACATTATTGGTGGCATCGCTAGGGGGCTTCTCTATCTTCACCAAGACTCCAGACTGAGAATTATTCACAGAGATTTGAAAACGAGCAATATCCTGCTTGATGCGAATATGAATCCTAAAATCTCAGACTTTGGTCTGGCTCGGACTTTTGGCTGTGAACAAATTCAAGCCAAAACCAGAAAAGTGGTTGGAACATA TGGTTACATGCCTCCAGAGTACGCTGTGCATGGTCATTACTCTGTGAAATCAGATGTCTTTGGTTTTGGCGTGATTGTACTAGAGATAGTTAGCGGAAGCAAGAACAGGGGATTTTCTGACCCGGAACACTCTCTTAATCTACTTGGACAT GCATGGAGACTTTGGACTGAAGACAGGCCATTGGAACTGATAGATATAAACTTACATGAAAGATGCATTCCTTTTGAAGTCTTAAGATGCATACATGTGGGTTTGTTGTGTGTACAACAAAAACCAGGAGATAGGCCGGATATGTCTTCTGTCATTCCTATGCTGAATGGTGAGAAATTATTGCCTCAGCCAAAGGCTCCTGGATTTTATACAGGAAAGTGTATTCCTGAATTCTCTTCACCAAAAACGTGCAAATTTTTATCACAAAATGAGATATCCCTGACAATTTTCGAGGCAAGATAG